The genomic region CAACCTAATCACTTTTACCCGTTCATCCTGTTGGGCAAATTTCTTTAAGATCAAATAAGAACTGTCAATACTACCATCATCAACATAAATAATCTCGTAATCCATATTCAAAGAATCTAATACTTTTTTTAACTCTTCCTGTAATAAATTTAAAACCTTCTCTTCATTATAAACAGGAATAACAACCGATAAGGAATTTCGATTATTACTTTTATTACTGGGTAATAACATTTTAATCCTTAAAAATTATATCTTCTCTTTTCTCACCAATAGAGACCGCCCAGATTTCACAACCGGTTAATCTCTCAATTGTCTCTAAAAATTCCAAAACTTCCTTATCTAAATCTTGATAACTTTTAACTTTACTAA from candidate division WOR-3 bacterium harbors:
- a CDS encoding glycosyltransferase; translated protein: MLLPSNKSNNRNSLSVVIPVYNEEKVLNLLQEELKKVLDSLNMDYEIIYVDDGSIDSSYLILKKFAQQDERVKVIRL